ttgccttctccggcatacttgttatgaaattggttcagaacattgtcgttaacggcatactctactcttttgtaaattgaacttttgcctcctccggcatacttgttctaaATTTGCACACAATTTAccttaattcaagtttaaatcgataagcattgcctgatttaaattgaatttactataattacaatttcaagtaaataagcattgtatactaatttaattaaggtataaagtaattaaaatcagaacaaagcattAAATCCAATCGATTCTATTTTGCTGATTAATTTTATCATGCGTAATGTTCAATCTGAGCTGTATGTATCTGTTTCTTAATAATCAGGTCGTAGAAGATGatctttttcaaatattaacaatctaaactcaataaaatcgttaaattgagttgaattaagatTTGTACGGTTTTGCCCTAGGTCTTGTCTCATACTTGTTCTAAATCGTTAAATGGAGAAATCTGGCTTGGGAACGAAATTGGGCTGGGTTAACGATAGaaggatttgagaataacgatttTTGTTGTGTTCTATATGTAACGGTTAGGGGTAGTAATGTCTTTTTACTATGTTAGTTTTGCTCGGAAGgacaataattaaagaccaccattttgaggggcaaaatctaaagaccaACCCAAAAGAGGAgcattcgcgccaattgcccCAATAAGTACCTAGGTAGACTTCAAAATAACCTAGAGTAACGGTGTAAAAAACTTATAAAATCGAAAAGGCGATTACATGTTTCTCTCGTGGCATACACCACAAGAACTGGGTTATAAGTAGTAACAACCAGTGATGTAGCTATATAGATTGAACACTCTTTGTCGGAAAAATTATATATTTGAGAAATAATACTGCATACATAAGTCATAATTAAATTACTGTTATAATATACTATATATTAAAGCTTGAACACACTTAACAATATTCCTGATTTCACCACGGTAACAGCTAACAACAACCGGAACATTATAAACATTTCCATAAGGACATCTAGTAAAACAGAGcataacaagtttttttttttttttttttcgttttggtACATAAAAAGAGCAAAGCCACGGTCAACTTTCAGTATTGATAATCGCCCCTAAATAATTAAGAGTATTAGAGGCTAATTAATTAAGGCTGAATTCGAATAGGTTCATCAGTTTGAGTAGGAATTGGAAGGTGGCCCTTCTCCTGCAGGCTCTTCACCGTCTCATATAAGCACTGTTTCACAGGTGTAAACTCCAAGCCCAAGTCCTTCAGCTTTTGGTTCGTGAATTTGTACGGTTTTGCCCTAGGTCTTGTCTCATCCGAGCACCTGAATAATTATATTTAATAATGATACGCTTTAGATAACACTTCTAGAAATGAGATTACGTGTCATATATGAAACTGGTATTATACTAGTCATTGCTAACAACTACATTGCTATTTCAGTTTAATAATCGTTAGAGATGATTTAAATTATTAAAAAGGAGGTCCCGTACCACTATTGTTGGCACTAAGATGCATCTGGATGTAAAGAGGGGCCAGCCAAGATTTTGATGTTTTGTAGGTAAGGCAAGTTCAGGTCCAGAAATATTGCTAGAAACATACTTGAACGTTTGTTAATGGGTAGTGGGTACTTGtattcatattttatacttaTACCGTCTATGCTTAAGTCAAATTCTTTCCTAAAGTATATTACACGATTTTGTTTGTCGGGTACACCTACTAACACATCATCATTTCAAACAGAGGAAAGCTCTTTTTACGCATAAAGAAAGCATCTTAGATATGGAGTATATTTGTAAGCGCATTAATTGGTattaatgtttatttcatgaataACAGGATCAGCTCCTCCAGTTCTTTCCATAAAAATTCACTTTCGACAAGGAAGCTACAGCTACTTCCAAACAATGGTTTCAGATATGGAATTTTAAAAGTAAAATAGGcagaatttcttagaagatatagTGGACACAGTGGCTGATTCTCGTCACTAAAAATATGATCGAAATTTATCACTATTCTATCACTACATAGCTCGTAGCTAACAAGAAATTTTTTAATAATCCATCACTACTCTGTCGTTAAATAGGATTAGCAATAGAATTTTGTTATTCAGCGACAGATGTTGTTTGTCACTAATTCTTGTTTCTTTTGTCGTGTATAGTCTAGGCACTAAGGTTAGTTCAAATAATGATTAAATTTTGCTGAAAGATCTGGGAAGTAGAATTACTTGGTGGGGATAGGATACTCCGGGAAGAATTTAGCAAGAATTTCGACCACCTCACCGCGATGAAGCACGCTCTCAGCACAGATGTAGCGGCCAGATGCAGAAGTCGTCTCGTAGAGAAGTAAGTGGGCTAGTGCAACATCCCTAACATGAACATATGCCTGAGTTGAattggcatatgtttttgcagaACCAGTGAGGTACTTGAGTATGTGAAGAACGCTGGCATTCACTGTTGGTTGGAGCAATGGTCCAAGCACCAACACTGGATTGATCACCACCAAGTCTACTTTTTCCCTTGCCTCATCCCATGCTGTTTTTTCAGCCATCATCTTCCCATAGCAGTACCAATTCTGCAAAGACAATTTTGAAAAGTGTGTTAAGCAAATTGAGATCGATTGTATGAACTGTCACTGTCAACTACTCCTCTCAATTTTTATGTTTACGCATAAGTACAAACTCAAAGTCATAGTTGTAGATTGGGTGCGTGATTTGCTGCCAACTAGCAATTTTGACATTTTATGCCAAAAACATGTTCCGGAGGTCTCTACTATAGTTTGTCATAATTTGTTTGAATTGAGAGGTAAGCTAAAGGACATGCGCATTAATCAATTACTTCCTTCGTCCCAAATTACTTGACCCTTTCATTTTTAATCGGTCCATAAAAAAATGATCCATTTCTATATTTAAGAGTAACAATTTACATTTaaatttcctattttaccctcATGAGATAATCTACGGTCACACAAATATCCATAAATTGTTTTACactacaaatttcaaaagttttttaAACCCTGTGCCCAGTTAAATGCGTTAACATAAATTGGAACGAAGGAAATATTTGACAACGAACCTTAGTATTCTTGCAGAAGTCAAGATCACTCCAGCAAGACTCGTCGACAACTTTGTCAGGGGCCCTGTTAGGGTCCATATACACCGCCCCTATTGTCGAAGTGAACACAACCCTTCGAACCTTGGCTTCTGCTGCTGCTGTTATCACATTCTTCGTCCCAATTACTGCTGGCTCCATCATTTGCTCCTTCAACATTTATTAACCAAATTAAAAAAACAGCATTATCCTCGTACAAAAAGGACATATTTCAACTTGGATATAGACGTATTAGGGGAACTGAAAGCTAAAGCAATTTTGCTAGTGCACCTTGGACGTGTTGGTCAATGATGAATTATGGTTATATACGTGGGCCCACCATTTACGTGACTgatccttttttaaaaaaaaatatactctGTATTTCTAGAGAGTATCTTTGTAATTCTAGTGGCTTTAATTCTAAATAGTATCTTTGTAGTATAATATTTTG
The nucleotide sequence above comes from Lycium barbarum isolate Lr01 chromosome 3, ASM1917538v2, whole genome shotgun sequence. Encoded proteins:
- the LOC132633020 gene encoding cinnamoyl-CoA reductase 1, giving the protein MPSESGKVVCVTGAGGFIASWVVKILLEKGYTVRGTVRNPDDPKNSHLRELEGAKERLTLCRSDLLDYQSLKEAIYGCDGVFHMASPLTDDPEQMMEPAVIGTKNVITAAAEAKVRRVVFTSTIGAVYMDPNRAPDKVVDESCWSDLDFCKNTKNWYCYGKMMAEKTAWDEAREKVDLVVINPVLVLGPLLQPTVNASVLHILKYLTGSAKTYANSTQAYVHVRDVALAHLLLYETTSASGRYICAESVLHRGEVVEILAKFFPEYPIPTKCSDETRPRAKPYKFTNQKLKDLGLEFTPVKQCLYETVKSLQEKGHLPIPTQTDEPIRIQP